Proteins from a single region of Methanotorris igneus Kol 5:
- the purT gene encoding formate-dependent phosphoribosylglycinamide formyltransferase, giving the protein MIGTPLLDGATKILLLGSGELGKEVVIEAQRLGVECIAVDRYQNAPAMQVAHRSYVIDMKDRDALRAIIERENPDYIVPEIEAINTDTLIEMEKEGYTVIPTAKATKITMDREGIRRLAAEELKLKTAKYEFATSLDELKEAVEKIGIPCVVKPIMSSSGKGQSVIKSKEDIEKAWEIAQKGARGLANKVIVEEFINFDYEITLLTARTVEGTKFCEPIGHIQIDGDYHESWQPHPMSEELKKDAQDIAKKITDALGGYGIFGVELFVRGDEVIFSEVSPRPHDTGMVTMVTQEMSEFEIHVRAILGLPVSTKLISCGASHVIKSDIHKWNPKYDISEALKVPNTKIRLFGKPVATVGRRMGVALATADSIEEARKNAEKCAHAVKIK; this is encoded by the coding sequence ATGATAGGAACCCCTCTTTTAGACGGCGCAACAAAGATACTACTCTTAGGTAGTGGAGAATTAGGAAAAGAAGTTGTTATTGAAGCCCAAAGGTTAGGAGTTGAGTGCATTGCGGTGGATAGATACCAAAATGCCCCAGCAATGCAAGTTGCTCATAGAAGTTATGTTATTGACATGAAGGATAGGGATGCATTGAGAGCAATAATTGAGAGAGAGAATCCTGACTACATTGTCCCTGAAATTGAAGCAATAAACACAGACACATTAATAGAAATGGAAAAAGAAGGATACACAGTTATTCCTACTGCAAAAGCCACAAAAATCACTATGGATAGGGAAGGAATAAGAAGATTGGCAGCAGAGGAATTAAAATTAAAAACTGCAAAATATGAATTCGCAACATCATTAGATGAGTTAAAAGAGGCAGTAGAAAAAATAGGCATTCCATGTGTTGTAAAGCCAATCATGTCATCTTCTGGAAAAGGGCAAAGTGTTATTAAATCCAAAGAAGATATTGAAAAGGCATGGGAGATTGCTCAAAAAGGTGCAAGAGGATTGGCAAATAAAGTTATCGTTGAGGAGTTTATTAACTTTGATTATGAGATAACTCTTTTAACAGCAAGAACTGTTGAAGGGACAAAGTTCTGCGAGCCAATTGGGCACATTCAAATAGATGGTGACTACCACGAAAGTTGGCAACCACATCCAATGAGTGAAGAACTTAAAAAGGACGCCCAAGATATTGCCAAAAAAATCACCGATGCGTTAGGAGGTTATGGAATATTTGGTGTTGAGTTGTTTGTTAGGGGAGATGAAGTAATATTCAGTGAGGTTTCCCCAAGACCACACGACACTGGAATGGTTACCATGGTTACGCAAGAAATGAGTGAATTTGAAATCCATGTTAGGGCAATCTTAGGGTTACCTGTCTCAACAAAACTCATCTCATGTGGAGCGAGCCACGTAATAAAATCAGACATACATAAGTGGAATCCAAAATATGACATAAGCGAAGCATTGAAAGTTCCAAACACAAAGATAAGGTTATTCGGAAAGCCAGTTGCTACTGTTGGTAGAAGGATGGGAGTTGCTCTTGCAACTGCTGATAGTATTGAAGAAGCAAGAAAAAATGCTGAGAAGTGTGCTCATGCTGTAAAGATTAAATAA
- a CDS encoding tetratricopeptide repeat protein: protein MDKKFTLETLNLLKNKVLENDHIFGKELTEILIDVIDGIIYVFNEIFEEISKTNLDNINLRNLWFIYSEISPLYEDINKISSEIDDILNLSSKDINNWKLWKNLGDKAYLCKAYYEALFCYNKALEINSEDLEVLCKKGYTLLRISLNEINLSIKYFEKVLEKDENNYKALFGLGEAYYNLNNEENAIKYFEKILKLNPNDVEALEYLGDIYYEKDYEKAINYYKKALELKPKDVNLILKIAHSYVELKKYEDALKYFEKALSLNPDVFELEQIYEFMGRIYIYLGEDEKAMEYFEKLKEINPYHDEIYEVIALTYGEVGNVEKAEKYLRKLELTK, encoded by the coding sequence ATGGACAAAAAATTTACATTGGAAACTTTAAACTTATTAAAAAATAAAGTTTTAGAAAATGACCATATATTTGGAAAAGAACTTACAGAGATTCTTATAGATGTTATAGATGGGATAATATACGTTTTTAATGAAATTTTTGAAGAAATATCAAAAACTAACTTAGATAATATAAATTTACGTAATTTATGGTTCATATATAGTGAAATATCGCCTTTATATGAGGATATTAATAAAATATCGAGTGAAATAGATGACATTTTAAACTTAAGCAGTAAAGACATTAACAACTGGAAACTTTGGAAGAATCTTGGGGATAAGGCATATCTATGCAAAGCTTATTATGAGGCATTATTTTGTTATAATAAAGCATTAGAAATTAATTCAGAAGATTTAGAGGTTTTATGTAAAAAGGGTTACACCTTATTGAGGATAAGTTTAAATGAAATAAATTTATCAATAAAATACTTTGAAAAGGTATTAGAAAAAGATGAAAATAATTATAAAGCACTCTTTGGATTAGGAGAAGCATATTATAACTTGAATAACGAAGAAAATGCAATAAAATACTTCGAAAAAATTTTAAAATTAAATCCAAACGATGTAGAGGCACTGGAGTATTTAGGAGATATATACTATGAAAAAGATTATGAAAAAGCAATAAACTATTACAAAAAAGCTTTAGAATTAAAACCAAAAGATGTCAACTTAATTTTAAAAATAGCTCATTCTTATGTAGAATTGAAAAAATACGAAGATGCATTAAAATATTTTGAAAAAGCACTATCTCTAAACCCAGATGTGTTTGAATTAGAACAGATTTACGAATTTATGGGAAGAATATATATTTATTTAGGAGAAGATGAAAAAGCTATGGAATATTTTGAAAAGTTAAAGGAGATAAATCCATACCATGATGAAATATATGAAGTTATTGCTTTAACTTATGGAGAAGTTGGAAATGTTGAAAAAGCGGAAAAATATCTTAGAAAATTAGAATTAACTAAATAG
- a CDS encoding stage II sporulation protein M produces MKLPSILTILIFSIGFISGITSINDFSKNYNGEELNQKLNIKFNFLTILLTNLKVILLMLAGAITFGLSTFINLIFNGFNVGILVGSTFLTDEPLKLITALILPHGIFEIPAMLISATAGFKIPYEVILYLLDKKEKPITEEDIKEFLKLAGISIILIIIAAFVEVYITPKIANYLLS; encoded by the coding sequence ATGAAACTACCATCAATACTAACAATCCTAATCTTCTCAATAGGTTTCATCTCAGGAATCACATCTATAAACGATTTTTCAAAAAACTACAATGGAGAAGAATTAAACCAAAAACTAAATATAAAATTCAACTTCCTTACAATCCTACTAACTAATCTAAAAGTTATCCTTCTAATGTTGGCAGGAGCTATAACTTTTGGTTTATCTACTTTTATAAACTTAATATTTAATGGTTTTAATGTTGGTATATTGGTTGGTTCTACTTTCCTAACTGACGAACCGTTAAAATTAATAACTGCTTTAATTCTTCCACACGGAATATTCGAAATTCCAGCAATGCTTATATCAGCAACAGCAGGTTTCAAAATTCCTTATGAAGTTATTCTTTATCTCTTAGATAAGAAAGAAAAACCAATAACAGAAGAAGATATAAAAGAATTCTTAAAATTAGCAGGAATATCAATAATCCTAATCATAATAGCAGCATTCGTAGAGGTTTATATTACTCCAAAGATAGCGAATTATTTATTATCATAA
- a CDS encoding Yip1 family protein — protein sequence MNIKELILNPNNFFKNLADKDVSLKTPFLIVLMFSVLMCIYSYYTTSIMFKIFPPDMQNMMSIMRIISAVSTLVGGFIAWLLIAGVMHLISMAFKGEGSFKRTFEFTGYGFLPNLIALCITIPIGYYFLSNAHVPTLTMAQLQNPAVVKQVMSSIIPKPMVYTNLLIGIAVSLWNLGLWTYGIKYARNLELKKAFIVALIPTVLFGAYQLYSVAKFL from the coding sequence ATGAACATAAAAGAACTAATTCTAAATCCAAACAACTTCTTTAAAAATTTAGCAGATAAAGATGTCTCTCTTAAAACCCCATTCTTAATAGTACTTATGTTTTCTGTGTTGATGTGTATCTATTCCTACTATACAACATCGATAATGTTTAAAATATTCCCACCAGATATGCAAAATATGATGTCGATTATGAGAATAATTTCCGCAGTCTCTACTTTAGTGGGGGGATTTATAGCATGGTTATTAATAGCAGGGGTAATGCACTTAATATCAATGGCATTTAAGGGGGAAGGTTCTTTTAAAAGAACATTTGAATTTACTGGCTATGGATTCTTACCAAACTTAATAGCATTATGTATAACAATACCAATAGGTTATTATTTCCTTTCAAATGCTCATGTTCCAACTTTAACAATGGCACAACTCCAAAATCCTGCAGTTGTAAAACAAGTCATGTCTTCAATAATCCCAAAACCCATGGTATATACAAATCTTTTAATTGGTATTGCGGTTAGTTTGTGGAATTTAGGTTTATGGACTTATGGTATAAAGTATGCAAGGAATTTAGAATTAAAAAAGGCATTTATAGTTGCATTAATCCCAACAGTATTATTTGGGGCTTATCAGTTATATAGCGTGGCTAAATTCCTATAA
- a CDS encoding type II toxin-antitoxin system HicA family toxin — translation MLPKLPVVGGKDLIKFLKKLGYEVVRQRGSHVRLRKETELGIHNITIPYHEEIARGTLNNILTDISKWNNIPKEELIKRLK, via the coding sequence GTGTTGCCTAAACTTCCAGTTGTCGGTGGCAAGGATTTAATAAAATTTCTTAAAAAATTGGGTTATGAAGTCGTTAGGCAGAGAGGGAGCCATGTGAGATTAAGAAAAGAGACGGAACTTGGAATTCACAATATAACAATCCCTTATCATGAAGAGATAGCAAGAGGAACTTTAAACAATATTTTGACCGATATTTCTAAATGGAACAACATTCCAAAGGAAGAGTTAATAAAAAGATTAAAATAA
- a CDS encoding stage II sporulation protein M, which yields MEKLLSILTILIFSVGFTSGFIFINDFSKNYNREEINQNLSINFNFPTILLTNLKVILLMLAGAITFGLSTFINLIFNGFNVGILIGSTFLTNEPLKLITALILPHGIFEIPAMLISATAGFKIPYEVILYLLDKKEKPITEEDIKEFLKLALISIILIIIAAFVEVYLTPKIANYLLT from the coding sequence ATGGAAAAACTACTATCAATATTAACCATCCTTATCTTCTCAGTAGGTTTCACCTCAGGATTTATATTCATAAACGACTTCTCAAAAAACTACAATAGAGAAGAAATAAATCAAAATTTAAGTATAAATTTCAATTTCCCTACAATCCTACTAACTAATCTAAAAGTTATCCTTCTAATGTTGGCAGGAGCTATAACTTTCGGATTATCCACTTTTATAAATTTAATATTTAATGGTTTTAATGTTGGTATCTTAATCGGTTCTACATTTCTAACTAATGAACCGTTAAAATTAATAACTGCTTTAATTCTTCCACACGGAATATTTGAAATTCCAGCAATGCTTATATCAGCAACAGCAGGCTTTAAAATTCCTTATGAAGTTATTCTTTATCTCTTAGATAAAAAAGAAAAACCTATAACAGAGGAAGATATAAAAGAGTTTTTAAAATTAGCTTTAATTTCAATAATCCTAATCATAATAGCAGCTTTTGTAGAGGTTTATCTTACTCCAAAGATAGCGAATTATTTATTAACATAA
- a CDS encoding type II toxin-antitoxin system HicB family antitoxin, with the protein MKTVKFRVYYDGEYWIAEGIDVSIFTQGKTLDELMKNLKEAVELHFEDELKAGEVIKILSVSEMEVSSVA; encoded by the coding sequence ATGAAAACTGTCAAATTTAGAGTTTATTATGATGGGGAATATTGGATTGCAGAGGGTATTGATGTAAGCATATTCACACAGGGGAAAACTTTAGATGAATTGATGAAAAATCTTAAGGAGGCTGTTGAATTGCACTTTGAAGATGAGTTAAAAGCTGGGGAGGTTATAAAAATCCTTTCTGTTTCTGAGATGGAGGTGTCAAGTGTTGCCTAA
- a CDS encoding ABC transporter ATP-binding protein: protein MIELKNVTKTYKMGGEIIYALKNVNLKIKEGEFVVIMGPSGSGKSTLLNIIGCLDKPDSGEVYIDKIKINDLNDEELTKIRRNKIGFVFQQFNLIPLLTALENVELPLIFKYRNTLSEEERKKIALKCLKMAELDEKFANHKPNQLSGGQQQRVAIARALANNPPILLCDEPTGSLDSKTGGKIMELLKKLNDSGKTVVVVTHDLAVAKYADRVIYLRDGNIVEE from the coding sequence ATGATTGAATTAAAAAATGTAACAAAAACCTACAAAATGGGTGGGGAAATAATTTATGCTTTAAAAAATGTAAATTTAAAAATAAAAGAGGGGGAATTTGTAGTAATTATGGGACCTAGTGGAAGCGGAAAATCAACATTGTTGAATATTATCGGATGTTTGGATAAACCAGACAGTGGGGAAGTTTATATCGACAAAATAAAAATAAATGATTTGAATGATGAAGAACTGACAAAAATTAGGAGAAATAAGATTGGATTTGTATTTCAGCAATTTAACCTAATCCCTCTTTTAACTGCATTGGAAAATGTTGAACTCCCATTAATTTTTAAATATAGGAACACACTATCCGAAGAAGAAAGAAAGAAAATAGCACTAAAATGTTTAAAAATGGCTGAATTAGATGAAAAATTTGCAAACCATAAACCAAACCAATTAAGTGGAGGACAACAGCAGAGAGTGGCTATAGCAAGAGCACTGGCAAACAATCCTCCAATTTTACTGTGTGATGAACCTACTGGAAGTTTGGATTCAAAAACTGGTGGTAAAATTATGGAGCTCTTAAAAAAATTAAACGATAGTGGAAAAACTGTTGTTGTAGTTACCCACGATTTAGCTGTGGCAAAATATGCAGATAGAGTAATTTACCTTAGAGATGGAAATATAGTTGAGGAATAA
- a CDS encoding COG1361 S-layer family protein — MKKSSFIFLTFLSLLLILNTINAIEFTSFDYKNEYLEPGKTYDLWVVITPEKEINNTIIGIYPYGISKEYIQIIKGKDYVGHLFQSEQGVGHFIIKIKDNAPSKDYKIVAYCNYTENGEQYSENRIFEIPVRGEAIIEIQNPPILKEGTNKIFLRITNKGTGIAENIKITFENGKNIYALSNSYVINYLKPGETKLIRLILYANGEIGELPYTITYQNQYNLLELTDKTETDTSTTSTYKNQKTIEEKGTLTFKIVPNDLISINLKNITCPVGKINNLTILIRNNYKDANFIITIGKYYLGNNQKTIFIKKGETKNVSFKIKINEMGIKEIPIKIYFDENEINKNLTINVIGKAELVLTGVNVEGFGEKIITGDLSNIGTAPAKSVLISIKKTKNIIPKRPYENYFIGTLNPDDYGSFELHCQINGTVNEIPIVITYRDENNNLVTIYKTIKINGDVISLKNNNKEEVNYLVIGIAIVFCFGVVYLIYRGFVRKDEK; from the coding sequence ATGAAAAAATCCTCTTTTATTTTTTTAACATTTTTATCATTATTACTAATTTTAAATACAATAAACGCAATAGAATTTACAAGTTTTGATTACAAAAATGAATACTTAGAGCCAGGAAAAACCTACGACTTATGGGTTGTAATCACACCGGAAAAAGAGATAAACAATACCATAATTGGCATATATCCTTATGGTATCAGTAAAGAATATATCCAAATTATTAAAGGAAAGGATTATGTGGGACATTTGTTTCAATCTGAACAGGGAGTAGGACACTTTATAATAAAAATTAAAGACAACGCTCCATCAAAGGATTATAAAATCGTAGCATACTGTAATTACACAGAAAATGGGGAACAGTATTCAGAAAACAGAATCTTTGAAATTCCAGTTAGGGGAGAAGCAATAATAGAAATCCAAAATCCACCAATATTAAAGGAGGGGACGAACAAGATATTCTTAAGAATTACAAATAAAGGAACAGGAATAGCAGAGAACATAAAAATAACCTTTGAAAATGGAAAAAATATCTATGCGTTAAGCAATAGTTATGTTATTAACTACCTAAAACCAGGAGAAACAAAGTTAATAAGGTTGATTTTATATGCAAATGGGGAAATAGGGGAGTTGCCTTATACAATAACTTACCAAAACCAGTATAACTTGTTGGAATTAACTGATAAGACAGAAACGGATACGTCAACAACATCAACCTATAAAAATCAAAAAACTATTGAAGAAAAGGGAACTTTAACTTTCAAAATAGTCCCAAATGACTTAATTTCAATAAATTTAAAAAACATTACCTGTCCAGTTGGAAAAATCAACAATTTAACAATTTTAATAAGAAACAACTACAAAGATGCCAACTTTATCATAACCATTGGAAAATACTACTTAGGAAACAACCAAAAAACAATCTTCATTAAAAAAGGGGAAACAAAAAATGTATCTTTTAAAATAAAAATAAATGAAATGGGAATAAAAGAGATTCCAATAAAAATTTACTTCGATGAAAATGAAATAAACAAAAACCTAACCATAAATGTCATTGGAAAGGCAGAGTTGGTTTTAACAGGTGTTAATGTTGAAGGATTTGGAGAAAAAATAATAACTGGAGATTTATCAAACATTGGAACTGCTCCAGCAAAGAGCGTTTTAATAAGCATCAAAAAAACAAAAAACATCATACCAAAAAGGCCCTATGAAAACTACTTTATAGGTACATTAAACCCAGATGATTATGGAAGTTTTGAGTTGCACTGCCAAATTAATGGAACTGTAAATGAGATTCCAATTGTAATAACTTATAGGGATGAAAATAACAATTTAGTAACGATTTATAAGACAATAAAAATTAATGGGGATGTTATTTCTTTAAAAAACAATAATAAAGAAGAAGTTAATTATTTAGTTATTGGAATAGCTATAGTATTCTGCTTTGGGGTAGTTTATTTGATTTATAGGGGGTTTGTAAGAAAAGATGAGAAATAA